The segment GAAAAATATCCACGTGGAGATTTGAGATTTTCCACGTGGATATTCGAGAAAGGGGGGAATCGGACGAATTTCCCCGTAAAGATATGTAAATAGAGAGTAGAGATTAGAAGTTAGAGATTAGAAATTAGGGATTAGAAATTAGGGATCGGAGAGCATCGGAGGAATCGGAGAGTTCGGAGGGGGAGAGATTAGAGATTAGAGGGCAGGACTGACACATTATTATATATAGTGCACTCATCTATGCCTCGCTTGTCCTTATGTGTAGCTCCTGACAGAGCGATTATAATGCGTCAGCCCTCTTCGCAAAAGCCCAAATCTAGCCCAGAGCGTAGACACTCCATTACTCGCAGAGAAACATTATCTTTGTGCCAAACAACAAGCAAGTTATGTTAGGAGCAATAGTAGGAGACATCGTCGGTTCACGATTTGAGTTTGCAAATACCTACCGCACAGACTTCGAGCTCTTTGCCGATGGGTGCGACTATACGGACGACACAATCTGCACCGTAGCCGTTGCCGATGCGCTGCTGAGAGGAGCGAACTTTGCTGATACCTTGCAGGCGTGGTGCAGACGCTACCCCCATCCTAAGGGGGCTTACGGCGGACGCTTTCATCAGTGGATCTACACGACCCCACCAGTGCCGTATCGCAGCTTTGGCAATGGCAGTGCCATGCGCGTCTCACCCTGTGGCTGGCTCTCCACTCGCGATACCGTCCTCTCACAAGCTAAGGCCAGCGCCGAGTGCACCCACAACCACCCCGAGGGGATAAAAGGGGCGGTCTCTATCGCAGACGCCATCTACCAGCTCAGAGGTGGGGCGAGCAAAACCAACCTCAAGAAGCATATCGAGGAGACCTATCACTATGACCTCACACAGCGGGTCGACTACATCCGGGAGCACAACAGCTTTGACGAGACTTGTCAGGTGACCGTGCCGCAAGCGATCGTCTGTTTCTTAGCGGGGCGCACCTTCGAGGAGGTTATTCGCCTAGCCATCTCCATTGGTGGCGACAGCGACACCATAGGCGCTATCGCGGGGAGCCTCGCCGAGGCGCACTTCGGTATACCCTCCGAGATAGAGCAGCGTACCCTCGCTTATCTCCCCGAGGATATGCGCCAGGTCATCGACAGCTTCCGCCAGACGATCCGAGGACACGAGACGAACTGATTAAGCAATGCCGATACTACAAAGGCGAGGAAGGGTGCCCCTTTGATGATTCAAAATATCCTCAAGAGATAACTTGGTATTGGGATATGGAGCGCGTATTCGTGGAGAATGAAGGTCTCTTACTTCCGATGCATTTAGATTATGAATGCATTGGCGGAAAAAGATATAAGAGTATTCCATACGCTCTTCTCATTGTGATGTTCACATCATGGGGAAAATACACCTATGACTTAAAGAAAAGTCTTTCGACCTTTTACGAACTAGTTGATGGTTATCTTGAGAGCGGAGTATCGTCTTAATATCCTACGTTGCTTGCCTTCACGTGCTACAAAGGCTTCAGTTCTTCTCAGATCTCTAACCTACAATAAAGATACAGCAGTCAACTGATGGCTGGTTCGCAAGTGTGCGGTCGCTTGCTCAGTAGCTCGTTGGTCTGTATCTTTGCAGTGGAGTTCATCGCCATTGGCGGTCTTCTTCACCCGAGACGATAGCGGTTGCAGTCCGAAGTCTCAAAAGCACACAGCCTCTACTCTCTCAGTAGGGGCTGTTCTTTTGTCGCTCAGTTTTGAGCGGCTCTCAGTACTTCCTTGACGACAGACATTGCCTAGTTAGCTCATAAGAGTTTCTTACTTGTTGAGGGAGGCGAGTGCTCGTACAGCTGATAACTCGTCGACTTGTTTAGCTTGGATAATTGCGGTGTCTATAGCAAGTTCGTACCTTTGGAGTGCAAGACACGATAAACTATGACACGAGACGAACTGATCAAGCAATGCCGATACTACAAAGGAGAGGAAGAGTGCCCCTTTGACGGAGTAGACCAAGACAAGACTGCCTTTTGGTCGTATGAATATATCTGGGTGAATAAATTTAAGGGAGACTATATTGACGAGCAAATGACTCAGTCTAGTTACCTTGCCTTCCCGCCTGTCGCGATGGCTAATAGGGGAGAGTTCTCTTCTGTCCCCGTATCTCTTCAGCAACTGCTCTTCAATCGTTATGTGCATTGGCTCGGAGGCTATCAGTCTTTGGAGGAAGATGTCGCTAGTTTTGTGACTTGGCTCCAAAGGACCTATCTACAAGAATGACTATCGAGCGAACGCCTTCACCTAGCAGAGCCTATATGAAGTAGTGCGTTTGACTCCTCCCTGCCTAATCCCCTTAAAAATCTCTTCGCTTAAGCTAGCCTAGTGAAGCTATACGAGTTCACAACATCTTTAGGATGTTTAGTGCAAACCCTTTTTGAGTTCGTCCATACTGTCTGTCGCTCGTTAGTTCGGACCTTTGCGATGGAGAGGTGATAGTTATATCTACGGCTCCTGAGTACGTGTCAGGTCAGTGTCGGGGTAAACGTCATCTCTTCTCATCTCGACTTCTCGAACGAGTAACCCTTTGCTTTCTAAGTTCATATGCAAGTAAAAAGCGAAGTTTTTTCTCGTTTCGGAAGTTCGGTCGACTGCTCTTCGGGTGAACCGCTCAGCGGGGTGGGGGCTTCCACCGTAGGGGCGGACCTATGTGTCCGCCTGTCCTCACCTGAGCGTAGTCTATTCTGCGGGCGGACACGCAGGTCCGCCCCTACACGAATCACATCAACACGACAAATCCAGCCATCAAATGCTGTAATGCCAGTATTTGTATGGACTCATGGTCGTGCGTCCATTGTGTCAAAGCGAAACGAGTAACGATGAGACGAGAACCCTTTGTAGGGACGCTCGGTCTGAGCGTCCGTTGTATCACAGCAAGATGGCGTCCGTTGTATCACAGCGAAACGACTCCTATAGTAACGCTCGGCCTGAGCGTCCGTCACCTGTCCCGCAACGCATACAAATCCCTATGCATCAGCATACTGAGTTGGCTCGTTGTGTCCTTCGCCGAAAAAAGTTTGCCAAACATTTGGTGGATTGGAAAAGTTGTAGTACCTTTGCACTCGCAACTCAAAAGAACGGGGTTTCGGAAGTGTCTGAGCCTCATGAGAGGCGAGTAGGTTTTTGATGTTAAGAGCATCGCTTGGCGACCCTATATATAATAGGTGTAAGACGCACGAGCGAGGAGCTCGAAAAAAAACTTCTCCGAAAATTTGGTGGATTCAAAAAGTTGTCGTACCTTTGCATTCGCAACCTCAAAGAAAGGGTGGTCGGAAGTGTCCGGCGCACGATTGGGGTTTGGTTACGATGGTAGCTGATCGAAACGCTTGCTGAGTCTATGTGATGACTCGCTTGCCAGGTTGATTTAGAGACTCAATGAAGCACTTGCTCGTATGAGTGTTCATCGACTGACAAAAAACGATCGGCGAAAAAAAAAACTTCTCCAAATATTTGGTGGTTTCAAAAACTTGTCGTACCTTTGCACTCACAACCCGCAAGAAAAAGCAGATCGCTCTTCACAGGTGAAGAGGCGTTGATCTGGGGCTCTTAAGAGGGCTACGCTTACGGGGATAATAGAAGCGATCTTTGATATATTTCATAACTAAACAATCAAAGTGTAGTGATCTAGAGCTGCGATGCTCTAGATGAAACAATACCTAAGACAATCCAATCTAGGTCTACACTGCGAGGACAATAAGCATAATAGCACAATAATCATCTTAGAGACAAGGCTTGCGGTAGCGAAAGCTACTGATAATAGGGTCTTGTGTTATAACAGAGAACAAACAAACAAAATACTAACAATGGAGAGTTTGACTCTGGCTCAGGATGAACGCTAGCGATAGGCTTAACACATGCAAGTCGAGGGGCAGCGAGATGTAGCAATACGTCGTCGGCGACCGGCGAATGGGTGAGTAACACGTATGCAACTTACCTCTTAGTGGTGAATAACCCGATGAAAGTCGGACTAATACACCATATACTCCTTAGATCCCATGAGAAGAGGAGGAAAGATTAATCGCTAAGAGATGGGCCTGCGTTCCATTAGCTAGTTGGTAAGGTAACGGCTTACCAAGGCAACGATGGATAGGGGGACTGAGAGGTTGACCCCCCACATTGACACTGAGATACGGGTCAAACTCCTACGGGAGGCAGCAGTGAGGAATATTGGTCAATGGGCGAGAGCCTGAACCAGCCAAGTCGCGTGAAGGAAGACTGCCCGCAAGGGTTGTAAACTTCTTTTGTATGGGATTAAAGTCACCTACGTGTAGGTGTTTGCAGTTACCATACGAATAAGCATCGGCTAACTCCGTGCCAGCAGCCGCGGTAATACGGAGGATGCGAGCGTTATCCGGAATTATTGGGTTTAAAGGGTGCGTAGGTTGCAAGGGAAGTCAGGGGTGAAAAGCTGTAGCTCAACTATGGTCTTGCCTTTGAAACTCTCTAGCTAGAGTGTACTGGAGGTACGTGGAACGTGTGGTGTAGCGGTGAAATGCATAGATATCACACAGAACTCCGATTGCGCAGGCAGCGTACTACATTACAACTGACACTGAAGCACGAAAGCGTGGGTATCCAACAGGATTAGATACCCTGGTAGTCCACGCAGTAAACGATGAATACTAGATCTATGCGATATACAGTATGGGTCTAAGCGAAAGCGATAAGTATTCCACCTGGGGAGTACGCCGGCAACGGTGAAACTCAAAGAGATTGGCGGGGGTCCGCACAAGCGGAGGAACATGTGGTTTAATTCGATGATACGCGAGGAACCTTACCCGGGATTGAAATGTAGATGCATGAGGCTGAGAGGTCTCTTCCCTTCGGGGCTTCTATGTAGGTGCTGCATGGTTGTCGTCAGCTCGTGCCGTGAGGTGTCGGCTTAAGTGCCATAACGAGCGCAACCCGCGTCGATAGTTACTAACGAGTCAAGTCGAGGACTCTATCGAGACAGCCGTCGTAAGACGTGAGGAAGGAGCGGATGACGTCAAATCAGCACGGCCCTTACATCCGGGGCGACACACGTGTTACAATGGTAGGGACAGCGAGCAGCCATCTGGTGACAGAGAGCTAATCTATAAACCCTATCCCAGTTCGGATCGGAGTCTGCAACTCGACTCTGTGAAGCTGGATTCGCTAGTAATCGCGCATCAGCCATGGCGCGGTGAATACGTTCCCGGACCTTGCACACACCGCCCGTCAAGCCATGGGAGTCGGGGGTACCTGAAGAGCGTGACCGTCACAGGAGCGCTTGAGGGTAAAACTGGTGACTGGGGCTAAGTCGTAACAAGGTAGCCGTACCGGAAGGTGCGGCTGGAACACCTCCTTTCTGGAGACACGAGGCTCTCTGAGAGGTTTAGACAAGAGGGTTGATCCTTCGTCTAGAGCTCTCGTCAAGACCTATCTCTAAGATTGGTGCTATTTTTTCTTACAAGTCTATCAGACGCAGTGAGGCACGGATAGGAGATCGTCAGTAGGTAACACACACGATGAAGGTAGAATTAGTTATGAAATCCATATAACATGGAGAATCGATGAAGCGAGAGCGACCCTGAGGCAACGCTCAGAGGCTGTCGGTCTAAGCTAGGCAGGCAGGAATAGAGAGCGGTCTCGAGACGTCGTCCACGTGTAGAGCGATAAACCCATGATAGGATATACGGCTCAGATCATACTGCGGTATGGTTGTCGAGAGAGTCCTATAGCTCAGTTGGTTAGAGCGCTACACTGATAATGTAGAGGTCGGCAGTTCAACTCTGCCTGGGACTACGATAGGGCGGCACCACGGGGCTAGTATATCTTAAGCAAGATGGACGGGGGATTAGCTCAGCTGGCTAGAGTACCTGCTTTGCAAGCAGGGGGTCATCGGTTCGAATCCGATATTCTCCACACGGATGCTAACAGCATCAAGTGATCTTTGACATACGTAGCAATAGAAACAATAGAAACGAGTAACGAGCGTGCTTAGAAATAAGTACGAACAAATAA is part of the Porphyromonas asaccharolytica DSM 20707 genome and harbors:
- a CDS encoding ADP-ribosylglycohydrolase family protein — its product is MLGAIVGDIVGSRFEFANTYRTDFELFADGCDYTDDTICTVAVADALLRGANFADTLQAWCRRYPHPKGAYGGRFHQWIYTTPPVPYRSFGNGSAMRVSPCGWLSTRDTVLSQAKASAECTHNHPEGIKGAVSIADAIYQLRGGASKTNLKKHIEETYHYDLTQRVDYIREHNSFDETCQVTVPQAIVCFLAGRTFEEVIRLAISIGGDSDTIGAIAGSLAEAHFGIPSEIEQRTLAYLPEDMRQVIDSFRQTIRGHETN